In a genomic window of Tissierella sp. Yu-01:
- the queA gene encoding tRNA preQ1(34) S-adenosylmethionine ribosyltransferase-isomerase QueA — translation MKTSDFYYELPEELIAQHPVENRIDSRLMVLDKETGQIEHKHFRDILNYLQEGDTLVLNDTRVIPARLFGSRQGKEEKVEFLLLKRMEDDQWETLVKPGKKARIGNIIEFGNGILVGEITSIGEDGTRIIKFKYDGIFEEILDKLGEMPLPPYITERLEDRERYQTVYSKNPGSAAAPTAGLHFSKELLKEIKSKGINIAYLTLHVGLGTFRPVKVENILEHHMHSEYYELSKDDADIINKTKENGGRVISVGTTSTRTLETIATDSGKLMESCGWTDIFIYPGYKFKIVDALITNFHLPESTLMMLVSAFSTKDIILNAYDIAVMEKYRFFSFGDAMFIK, via the coding sequence ATGAAAACAAGCGATTTTTATTATGAATTACCAGAGGAGTTAATTGCACAGCATCCAGTTGAAAATAGAATAGATTCCAGATTAATGGTTTTGGACAAAGAAACTGGACAAATAGAGCATAAACATTTTAGAGACATATTAAATTATCTACAAGAAGGAGATACTTTAGTTTTAAATGATACGAGAGTCATCCCTGCAAGACTTTTTGGAAGTAGACAAGGTAAAGAGGAAAAAGTTGAATTTTTACTTCTTAAGAGGATGGAGGATGACCAATGGGAAACTCTTGTTAAGCCAGGAAAAAAAGCAAGGATAGGAAATATAATCGAATTTGGAAATGGTATTTTAGTTGGCGAAATAACTTCTATAGGTGAAGATGGAACAAGAATAATTAAGTTTAAATATGATGGAATATTTGAGGAAATTCTAGATAAATTAGGTGAAATGCCTCTACCCCCATATATAACTGAGAGACTTGAAGATAGAGAAAGGTATCAAACTGTATATTCTAAAAATCCGGGTTCTGCAGCAGCACCAACTGCTGGATTGCACTTTTCAAAAGAATTATTAAAAGAAATTAAAAGTAAAGGTATAAATATAGCATATTTAACTTTGCATGTAGGATTAGGTACTTTTAGACCTGTTAAGGTTGAGAATATCTTAGAACATCATATGCATTCTGAATACTATGAGTTAAGTAAGGATGATGCGGATATAATAAATAAAACAAAAGAAAATGGTGGTAGAGTTATTTCGGTAGGCACAACTTCTACTAGAACTTTAGAGACCATTGCAACTGATAGTGGTAAACTAATGGAGAGTTGTGGTTGGACTGATATATTTATATATCCTGGATATAAGTTTAAAATTGTAGATGCATTAATAACTAATTTTCATTTACCTGAATCTACATTAATGATGCTAGTAAGTGCTTTTTCAAC
- a CDS encoding SpoIID/LytB domain-containing protein: protein MTKKICFLIIIMFVCVLSTTAFGMSLDTNYIDVKVGVSRNISDTITLNSDNGFYLYEEFDLGREIIKISEKTIYVTGYKNNELEIMDVNYNTITTIPGDGSVVIGNGDYNDSIIQVEKNKYRDYITFIIKGNNISVINHIELEHYLYGVVPKEMSASFPLESLKAQAIVARSFAYSNIKAHVNEGYNLCDTTHCQVYGAYDNEHKTTNQAVDETYGQYVSYNGNVISANYHSNSGGFTEDSSNVWTNSLPYLVAVEDPFSNNAPNSNWTFSVSIAELQSKLSSSGIDVGQLLNIEILETSDSNRVLSLKVIGSKGEKIINGTNLRNILGPSTLKSTLFTINKEGGNEDKKVYVIDGNSMYPREINLKSTYIVDGKNEIGVNRSSVSRALSIDRTSTIGSTYTSTPSSFVFNGRGYGHGVGMSQYGAREMANQGYNYYDIITHYYNGVEILNIGK from the coding sequence ATGACTAAAAAAATATGCTTTTTAATTATTATTATGTTTGTTTGTGTTCTATCTACGACAGCATTTGGAATGAGCTTAGACACTAATTATATTGATGTAAAGGTTGGTGTAAGTAGAAATATATCTGATACTATAACTCTAAATAGTGACAATGGCTTCTATTTATATGAAGAATTTGATTTAGGTAGAGAAATTATAAAAATTTCTGAAAAAACTATCTATGTTACTGGATATAAAAATAATGAATTAGAAATTATGGATGTAAATTATAATACAATAACAACTATTCCGGGAGATGGATCTGTTGTAATTGGAAATGGAGACTATAATGATTCCATAATTCAAGTTGAAAAAAATAAATATAGAGATTATATTACATTTATAATAAAAGGTAATAATATAAGTGTAATTAATCATATAGAATTAGAGCATTATTTATATGGAGTAGTTCCTAAGGAAATGAGCGCAAGCTTTCCTTTAGAATCTTTAAAGGCTCAAGCTATAGTGGCTAGAAGCTTTGCCTATTCAAATATTAAAGCACATGTAAATGAAGGATATAACTTATGTGATACAACTCATTGTCAAGTTTATGGAGCTTATGACAATGAACATAAAACTACTAATCAAGCTGTTGACGAAACTTATGGACAATATGTTAGTTATAATGGAAATGTTATAAGTGCTAATTATCATTCTAATTCTGGTGGTTTTACTGAAGATAGTTCTAATGTCTGGACCAATAGCTTGCCATATTTAGTTGCAGTAGAAGATCCTTTCTCCAATAATGCACCTAATAGTAATTGGACCTTTAGTGTTTCTATAGCAGAATTACAATCAAAGTTATCTTCTTCTGGAATAGATGTGGGTCAGCTATTAAATATAGAAATATTAGAGACCTCTGATTCAAATAGAGTCCTTAGTCTAAAGGTTATAGGCAGTAAGGGAGAAAAAATAATAAATGGCACTAATTTAAGAAATATATTAGGGCCTTCAACTTTAAAGAGTACCTTGTTTACTATTAACAAAGAAGGTGGAAACGAAGATAAGAAGGTCTATGTAATTGATGGTAATAGTATGTATCCAAGGGAAATTAATTTAAAGTCTACGTATATAGTAGATGGAAAGAACGAAATAGGTGTAAATAGGAGTTCAGTTAGCAGAGCACTCAGTATTGATAGGACAAGCACTATAGGATCTACATATACATCTACTCCTTCTAGTTTTGTTTTTAACGGAAGAGGATATGGACATGGTGTTGGCATGAGTCAATATGGAGCGAGAGAAATGGCAAATCAAGGTTATAATTATTATGATATAATCACACACTATTATAATGGTGTGGAAATCTTAAATATAGGGAAATAA
- a CDS encoding DUF2905 domain-containing protein, with amino-acid sequence MDSLGKLIITIGLILIIIGLFITLGGKFGIGKLPGDIYIDKGNFKFYFPITTSIIISIVLSLILKFFRK; translated from the coding sequence GTGGATTCATTAGGTAAATTAATTATTACTATAGGATTGATTCTAATAATTATAGGTTTATTTATTACATTAGGCGGTAAATTTGGAATTGGAAAGCTACCTGGGGATATTTATATTGATAAAGGTAATTTTAAATTTTACTTTCCAATAACTACATCGATAATTATTTCTATTGTATTATCTTTAATACTAAAATTCTTTAGGAAATAG